The window TTCAAATGTAGCACTTTCAGTTTGGCGATCTCGTGGTATGAGGAGCTTCGAAAgctccttggcagcaacCATCCATGACACGTCAGGGgggcgatggagaaggagaccGGCTTGAGACTGTTGATCTGTTGATGAGAGACGACATGCTCCGCTGCATTTTGAGAGGGTTCACAGCCCTCGCCGTGGACGCATGGGTTGGCGAGCAATATGTTGGAGTAGGAGATAGACGCGGTTTCTTCGGTGTGGCATCAAACTGCGCAACTGTGGCTTCCAACTTTTCAAGCTCATCAGCCGCCCACCATGAGGGATCGTACGGATTAATCGAACCCAGTGGTTGTACAACACgctcgccgtcctcgtcgtaCGCACCATCCGTAAAAGAGCCGCCCTGTCGAGGTAGATTTTGCTTGCCAACAAGACCGCTGAGATGGCTGAAGATGCCCGCAGTCAAGGCTCTGTCACTATAGCCACCCTCCAAGACACTGACGATGCGACCGTCAACAGCAAGGCCTTCCTCTGCGGCAAGTCGAACGACGTCTTGAGTCAATCGTGCGTAAAACTCGTTAGGTACGTTGACTTTATGACGCTGCATTCCAGCGCCCTCCCATTCGCTGGCATCAAAACctgcagagagaaagatgaCAGCCCGTGGGCTAAGTCCTGCGTCTTGTAGCTTCTCTGCCTGGCCTTTGAGATAGATGCGGGCCTTGTCGAGAAGTATCGTGTACTTGGTCTCGTAGAGATCCCAGAAATCTTCCACCGTTTTCCACGGCTGGAGATGGGTGTTCCAAACGTTTTGCCCGTGTGCATTTTCGATGCAAATACTTGcgttcttgatcttgtcatcatcgccgttcTCACAAGGGTAGGAGTTGATGTCGTGCAAGCTGAAGTAGCCTATCGACGTCTTTTTCCAGGCGGCATGGTTCTTGgtggcagccatggctcGCGAGTTGTGTGCCCACGCAATGGATTGAGACCCATCTCCGTGGTGTAAGTCAAagtcgatgatggcggcgtgcGTCAGGCCATGGTTGAGGATACCGTGCATGATTCCAACATGAACATTGTTCACCCAGCAGAAGCCGGATGGCAGATTGTCAGAGCAGTGATGTCCCGGAGGCCGAACGGCCACAAATGCTCGCCGTGGCCCAGCTGAGAAAACAGCATCTACACCTTCACATACAGCGCCCAGGGCACCCTCGATAGCATCCAGTGACTCGGGGCAAAGATACAAATCGCCCTCATGGAGCTTCTCTGGGGCGGCATGGTCTTGACCTCGTGTTATAGTAGGTCTCTGCAGCTCCTTGCCTCCACGAGCCAGCACCTCCTCGGCGGACTCGCACATGGTCTTGAGCTCCTCCATCCATTTTGTCCCATGGACGTTTGTGACAGCGGGggacagcagcggcagcctccGGTCCGTCTTGTGAATGCGAAAGGGGATGCTGGGCAGCAGGTGCACATTTCCCTTTGGCTGGATAGGCAGCGCTCCATCAGAGTGGCGCTCACCAAGACGCACATACGCGGTGGACACGCCCAAGACACCGGCCTTGATTCGCTCGGGCCGCTCCACAATGGTGCTTAATGCACTCTTGGGGGTGCGCGGGCGGGAAAACCGGTGGCCGTAGACTGCATCGTTGAGAATCACCACCGTCTCGGTGTGGAGCGTCGACACAGGGCCGTGATGCGCCTCGAGCTCGTCCTTGAAATGGCCGCTGGCCACCGAGCTTGGCGTCAGGGGCGGCCGCCACTCGGGCTCGAAGCTGGGCATGCCAAACGACGCCCTCAAGCCCGGTGAAACAACCTGCCCAAGGCTGGAGCGCCTGGACAGCGACCGCGAGGGGCCAACGCCATTTGCCGAGTGCAGGGAGTTCATCGAGGCCTTGCGGACGAGGGTGGGAGTTCCGGCGCGCGATTCTCTGCCCGAGGGACTGAGCGAGGGGGTGGGAGTGCCTCtggacgagggcgaggcaTGGCGAGAAGACGCATTTAAAGGCAGCGGCGTCGATGGGGACGCGGGCAGTCCTGGGGATCGCGGGCCCGGCGTCAGAGACAGCGACAGTGACAGCTGGCTCAGTGACTGTGCGTCGTCGCCGGAGGCTGGCGCTGCACGCCGTGGCGGCGCTGCATTGGGCGGAGACGACATCGAATCGTAGAGGCTGGTGGGTTGCAGCGAGGCGACATGCGCCAGGAACACGCCGAAcgggcagaagaagcagaggaagaagcagcccttgtgcttgtgcttgtgcgtGTGCTGCGAGTGTGGGtggagcagcggcaagagTGAAGGGAGAGTGAATTTGCGAATGAGAGAGGCCTGAGGTGCGAAGCCGGTGACGCGACAGACAGACGAGATGCGGGTTGATGCTGCGGCGATGCTGCGCTCTGCCGTGGGCTGGAACTGCCGGTGGTGTTTCTGCTTTATCTGGGAATATCTCgctttgtttttgtcttGCTTTGCCGGCTGCGTCAAGGTTGCGGTCCAGTTGGCACGCGCCGGCGCCCGAGGCCTTGGGCGTTTAATGACATGGCCGTGGTGTAATTTCAAttgtcgccatcgtcatagCCGCCTCGCTTCCCCTAATTCCAGTCGGGGCCAATTCCGTCCAACATGTCTTACCAGGCCCGTCCCGTCGCCTCAATCACGTGCCTACCGTTGCTAATATAGGGGCCATTTGATTGAGCCTGTTGTGCGTCCCCTCTGCAATTTTGATTGTCCACGGTTGGGCACCACAACTTCACGAGCGTGTATCCACGAATTGTGTGGTGTTGCTTTTTTCTGACACCTGGGTCCGTGTTGGATTCGGAAGCGGCAGGTCtaggtgctgctgctgtggagcAATCGTGCTTCTCCTTACGCCTGCTTACAGTCTAGATGCATGCAGGCCAGCAGAGCAGACCACGGCAGATGCGCAGGCCAAACAGGGCCCTGGGATTGTTTCTAGAGCAATGCAtgatgctgcagatgccaTGACATCAATCAACCAAAACCCCTCCAACCACCACTGACGGCCGCTGAAAAGGATCCCGAAGCACCAGCACACGGGCTCTGGTCGGAGGAGTATCCATCAACCGCACACACCGGGGACGGCTTGCAGCAGTGGACCTCTAGGCAGGATTGCATTTGTACGTGGCCGAACCACAGGAGAGGCATTTGAAGTCTTCCGTAGGGCCGCCTGTCAGCGATGCATTTGAGTATGTACGAGCACGGTCAGACTATGTACGGGGAACTCGATGAAAGCggtagcggcagcagcaagcagcattGGTATTGGCATTAGCAACGGCATTTCCAGgtctgccgctgctgatgaTACTTCTGCTTGTAGTCAATACCAATGGATGGGTGTTGGTACTAGCACAACGTGCATAACCCAGGAACCAATGTCTCCGATTAACGGCTGCAAGCGATCATGATGCGGCGCTGATGCCCTCCGCATCGCTCGACCAAGCCTACCGGACGCTCGGCTAGCAGAGCGAGGGTCGGAAAGCCCATATCCGACGAATTGCCAAATGACGATTGAGTTACGGAGCATCCCGGAGCCCTTTTAATATCTCAATGATACGAGGATTCGGGATGATGCCAACTGCTACAAGTGCTAGTAGTAATACCGTATTACGAAGCAACCGCAAGACGTGCTCCATCTCAATTTGAAAGAATCCATCAACTCATAGGTGAAATTTCCGGCCATGTTATTACATGACATGCCAACACGCCGTTGCTAAAAATACGCAGCCCTTGATCGTATAAAAAAGGGGGCGATTTTGATTAGCGGTCCCGCTCTCATCCGGGGTAAAAAGTCGATCTCCAGATGTATAACCAGAACATTGGAAAGCAGTACAATTGTCATTCATACGGACTGATGAGACCTCGAACCTTGCAGACGCAGCATGTTGGTCTTCAAAAGCAATGTAGGTGTAGGTTCATGTCGGCAATCGCAACAAGTGAGtcaacacacacacacaccgGCTAGACGCTGCATATGTGACTGCAATATGGAGGGATTTAATCAATTGATGCCGCATCTATACCCATAGCGTAAATACGgctcattgctgctgctgtaggTAGGCCCGAAAACCTGCTTATCGCTCTCTACCTGATATATGGGCTCATGTTGTCAAGCTGGCGGCTGGTGGTTGCAAAACGCTGTATGACAAGGATACCGAAAGCTCAATAAGGTTGACGGCACTAAGAAGCATAGCTGCAGTGCCGCTCAACCGCCGTCGGGGGCCAGGCAGACACGAGGCCCACTCGCACATGCTAATCGATTGTGCAGTATCACCTCAACTTCTACCCCGTACTACCATCAGCATCAGGCATCGCTCTCGAATTATCTCAGGTCAGCTCAGGTCAACAAACATCAAGCCATAGTCCAGGAATCAGTCCCAACAGCACACAACAAGGCATCAAGCcatcttgcttcttctcagcttcatTATCCCCCCTCGCCACCTGCAAGTCTCAGCCGCTCCAGCCCGCCAAGTCGATAGCGTCTTATGCATGCTCACAGCACTTCGTGGCACTAGCCATCGACGCCTGATTAGCCCAAGACGCCAAAAGCGCCAAATGCAGATGGACCCGTCAAGGCACCGCAGCGTCGCCCGCAACTCAATCGATGCCACCTACGAACATGGCTTCTGCTCCCCTGATTTGATTCCGGAAAAGGGCGTCTATTTCCAAAGCTTTTACGTGAGAAGCTCTATTTCTCCATACCATCTCGTTTGACCGCATCCCAAGATGCTACAACTACCTAATTGATCGTACCGTCTCCCTGCTCCCAAGCCAACAGTCAAATCCTTCCAACACCACGTCGCGCCGAGCCGCTGCTAGCCAAGCCTTTTTGCTGCCTACTGGCAAGCTACTGATTCAGCCGCACCGGGAAGCCGCTCGATAATTGGCTCGTGGGCGTaaacagcagcaaggacGAGGAAATCCGCGTCGCTTAGGCTGCATAATGCTCTCATTCTCTGCGCCTCTCCAAGCACCGAGCTGTCTAGACTCGTCCCCGTGATGCGATAAATTGGCTGTCTATCTGATTTGGGGGCGCTAGAAGCTGAGCTGTTGTTGAAAATGGGGTATCGTAGGAGCTTTGGgcaagcaaacaaaataCATGTAGAGCCTCACCTCCTCGCTGGATTGTCTTTTGTGTAGTTTTCCAATTCCCTCCCCCATCGCTTTCTGTTGTTTACCTTCCACAGAGCCTCTGTTCCAGCTGTACAAGATGGTTCTCGCTCTGCTGATACCGGTACTGGCAAGCGGCGTAGCTGCGCAACACTTGACTCTGCCATTGGTCGACTACGGCGCCGTTGTAAATGCCGTCAACTCCAACGATCCAGGCTACCAGATCTGTACAGCAGTCGCCGATTTCGTCTCAGGCTGCGTTGTTCAAGCTGGGGGCGCTACGGCGCTCTCCACGGCGAATCCCCTTTCTCTCGCTGAATGTGCTTGCTGCGTAGGGACAACTGATGTAGCTCCCGCTTACAGCAGCTGTGCCGATTATCTGGTGTCCGAGGCGCCTCAGCTGACTTCGCAAATCTCAGGTATGTATCTAATAAATTTCATGCTTCCAGTTTGTATTCAGCTCTAATAAACCGCCAGCCTATGGTTACTTCTACTCAGCCTGCGGAAACTCTCCACAGATCTGCGTCGGAAACTCTGGCGGAAACTCTGGCGGCAACTCTGGCGGCAACTCTGGCGGAGGCGGATCAGTTACAAAAGAATCAGAGCCATCATCCACCGCACAATCTTCACATTTCCAGTCTCCTACACTAGCTGCCTCGACGTCGATCCCTTCACCGGCCTCCTCGCCGAGCAAGATCCCGCAACAAACATCTGCTACACAAGGTAGATCGACCGCTTCGACGACAACGagttctccagcttctgccgTGACAACTTACGCGTCAGCGTGTATTTCAATGGTAGATATCTTTGAACAGTGTACGAAAAATACACCTGGCTTTACGAATTTGGTGTATAGTGAGCAGGCCTACTGCTATTGGTATGACAAGGCCCAAGCTCGTCTTTGTGGAAATCGAGACTGACGAGGTAATTTAGCTGCCGGAGTGCGCTGGGTGGAGAGGTTACATGGACTGATGAGATCGATACGTATGCTTCGACCTGCCGAGACTGGGCTGCCACTATTACCACGGGCGATGCTTTGACTGCTTACGATGGTTCGTACTCTCTTTATAACTCATGTAGTTGAAGGTATCATGCAGTACGCTAACAATAACGCAGTGGCCAAAACCTTTGCCACCTTCTGCGATCATTTTAGCGACGCATGCGATATCACGACAAAAGGGCCCTCTTCGAATACAAACGATAACCCTTTCCCTCCACCAGACTCAACGGGAAGTTCAGGGGATTCTACagctggaggagatggaggtcaGGTCACTGTGACTGTAACTCAGCCTCGTCCTACCACAACGTCACACAATGCTGCTCCAACTGCTCGTGCGGGCCTCGTTGCCGGTGCACTTGCAATAGCTGGCTTTGCCATTATGATTTGAGAGGGGGCAGTTGAGCATACGCTATAATGGAAGATTTGATGGTGAAAGTTGCCTTTTTATCAAAGGTTAGAGATAAACGTTGGAAATGTCACTGCGCAAGATACCTATAGCCTTGGAAGCTATCAACTGGATATTTATgtagctacatgtattttGACTGTGTGTACTGCataagcagcagcatctgggtAACACGAATAATGAGTATTAAATCTATGCCGTCAAGTCAACGTTGACTTTCTTAAGGGCATCCACAGCCCACTCAGGATACTGTGACTTGTCCTCATAAAGCTGCGCAAAAAACTGCCGAATCAATGCAGGAAATCGATCCTCAATAATCGCCTGTCGAATGTCCCGCATGAGTTGCAACTGATACCACACATTGTGAATCGTCAACAAATGCGCAGCTGCCGTCTCCTTTGAGGCATTATGGTGAATAAAAGCTCTCGTGATGCCCATGCCATCCTCGCTCTCCCTGCAACAcatgcagccgcagccgggCTCAATAGGCCCAAAATCAGAGGCGTATTTTGCGTTTCGGATGTTCAAGACGCCATGCTTGGTGACGGCGTTTCCGAATCGCGCGGTTCTTGTTGGCCAGACGCAGTCAAACATATCTGCTCCGAGGGCGACACTAACGATCAAATCTTCGGGGTAGCCGATGCCCATCACATATCGGGGCTTTAGATCGGGTAAAAGAGCTGTGCAAGTCTCGACAACGCGGCAGTAatctgcttttgcttctcctccgcTGAGTCCGCCAATAGCAATGCCGGGTGTATCCCTGGCTACCATCTCCTTACAGCATTCCCGTCGCATCTCGAGGTCCAAGCCTCCTTGGATAATGCAAAACAGGTTCTGTCTATCGGGGTTTTTGTGAGCGGCAATGCATCTATCCAGCCATCTTACGCTCCGCTCCATAGCCTCTCGCATTCGGGCTTTGTCCGGAGAGGTAGTCACCAAGACATCGTCGAGCTGCATCATGATATCGCTGCCTATTGAGTTTTGCAGTGACATGGAGTGCTCTGGAGTGAGTAGCATGGGTGATCCGTCATGAGGACTCAAGAAGCGAACGCCTTCCTCTGTGATTGtggccagcttcaacaagctTACCATTTGGAAGCTACCGTGAAAGGTAAGTAGATGCTCAAGTTACCTGAGAAGTTTGAAACGTACCCTCCGCTATCAGTGAGAAGATTGTGATTCCATCCTTGCAACTTGTGAGCACCACCAACGGCATCGAGAATCTCTTGTCCAGGCTTGAGTCCCAAGTGATAGGTGTTATTTAGGCAGAGACGACAGCCAGTGTCTTCCAACTGCTCTGGAGTGATGCCCTTTAGAGACGCCTGGGTGGCTACAGGCATAAATATCGGTAACTGAACAGGCCCATGGGGCAATGTGAGAATAGAGGCACGAGCTCTCGTTGTCTGGGCTGGTTGTCAGTAATGGTGGGGGATACTCCAACATGAACATGAAACTAACTGAGCATTTTGCAAGGAGTTCAAAACTCAAAGCCGGGGACGTGTAAACATTGGACGCCATTCTTTTGGTCGTGAGCATTATTTTCCAGGATTATATCCTCCAAACTCTAGCCCAGCCAAACGGCGAAcccttcttttgtctcttggGAAGTTTTTTCTTGTTCCCCAACTTCAATCACTCGAGCCAAGGTACATACCCTGGAATGCGCCATGAAATTTTGGCGGGGCATTCACTCACGCGCCACATCTGGCCAGCCACAACGAGGGGACTTCAGCCGGCTCAACATCGGCAGACGGGAAAGCTCGTCTGCCAACGAGAATTTGCATCACGACCATCGTATGAGTGGCATTCGATCGCAGGCCATTGAGCTTCCCGACGAGCTCCAACAGCCATAATGGGGGGTCGCGCCGTATCGCCCGGAGGGGCCCTTTTGAGGACATCACGGATGTTCTCAATTCCCAAGCCCCTCCCCGAACCGCCCTCAACGAATCTCCGTATCGGAGATCACAAGTCTGCGACAATGACGAGACCATACCCGCAGCATCAGTCCATCACATCTCCCCTGGCATCGCGCGAAAAGGGCGACTGGGGACTTAAACGCCCATTTCCTCTCAAATCCACATTGGCCACATCAACGCCCTTTATCCGCGTCAAGCAGCTCGACACTGTTGAGAACGTCACAAActttgcctctgctgccgaCCACTCTCTGTCATTAGAGAAGTTCCAGGAGCTGCGAGTCGCCATGTCCGTGCCGCACAATACCGACAAGAAGGCCGATTCATCTTCACGGACGGAGCTGTGGCACAAGTCGGTCTTTGAGGAGGATATGGACGTTACAGATTTCAAGGCTGGGCTCGGGGACGATCGACGATGGAAGTTTCAGGGACCTTGGCTTGCTAGAATGACGGAGGGAAAGTTTATCGAATACCTGGACAAGAAAGTTCGCCCCAAGCGGGCGCAGTTCCGAGCATTGCTAAAGGAGAAACTCGCCGACGACATTACTACGAGTCAAAATAGGGCCGCAAAAGAAACCGGAAAAGAAGCACCCGCCAAGATTGAGGCGAAGGATATCTCCGAAGAGCAATTCACAGATTATTTGCGTTCATTGCGCAATGACCGAGTGACATTGTATGCGCTCGTCTCAAAGTTCCTCGACTTGGCGCCCCTGGGACAACCGGTCGGCATCATCCAAACTTTCTGGTCCAACCGCGACAGCCTTGCTTCTGACAGTCCGTACGGCAAATCTGGCCCCCCCTCCGAGCCACCCCTCCGCAGGTATCAGCTACCTGCGAACCAGCTCATTCATGGAAAACCATCCCGTCTATGGTCCCCAGGGCAAGCGTACACCTGCATTGGCTCGAGTGGTCTACCCCAAGGCTGGACCTGCCCCACCCAAGCTGGGCGTTGGAGGCTTCGTCGCTGATGCTCCTCCTGGCGACAACGAATTCAACTTTAGAACAATGACGCGCGCAAGGATCTCATCCAACAAGACTATGTTGAACGGCATCATGCATCTGGACACAACCACATTCGGTGGTGCCAAGGCATACGTCGAAGCCACGACCGCCAATGTTGATCCCAGTGGCAAAGTCGTCCTACAGCTCCGGGAGACGAGTGCTGAGGCGCAGGTCGTCGCCAGGGAGAGCAAAGGCTTGACAGAAATTTATCACGATGGTAAAACTAAGAGCTACACTCGTACTGCACCAAAAACTACTAGCCAACCTTCTGCGCGTGTTTCAGACGAGACTCGTTGGAACCGTGTCGCCGATGAGATTTTGGATGAGCCATCACGGtcatgagaagagagagagtttGGTGGGGAAAACAGGTTTAGCAATTACGAGCTCGCTATAGAAATCGACGGGCTGCGTTGAAGATTGCTCAACACCTGTATGTTATGGAGTTTTGTCAAGTTCTACCCATGTACAATTCATgtaaagtaaaataaagtCGCAGCAATAAGAATGAGCAGTATATATCTTCCATGACAATCTGACTTCTTTGATTTGAACATCTAAATGGCCTAATTAGGCAAGCATACTAGCCAGAAAGAGTTAGACGTCAAGTTGATACTGCACAAATTAGTATCACATGACGCTGCACGTGCTGATATTTCGAGCCCTAATCAATACGCTCCCCACAACCAAGCAGAGCTAACCACCAACTTTTCGAAGACGGGAATCTCGCAACGCTTCATTCACCAACCACCAACCACCAAGCCAATACCGCCAAAATGGGTCGCGTTCGTACCAAGACTGTCAAGAAGTCCGCCAAGGTCATCATTGAGCGGTACTACCCCCGTCTCACTCTCGACTTCGAGACCAACAAGCGCATCTGCGATGAGATTGCCATCATTGCCTCCAAGCGCCTCCGCAACAAGATTGCCGGTTACACCACCCACCTGATGAAGCGTATTCAGCGTGGACCCGTCCGCGGTATCTCCTTCAAGCttcaggaggaggagcgtgAGCGCAAGGATCAGTTCGTTCCCGAGGTCTCTGCTCTGGACTTTTCCGAGGCTGGCCAGCTGGATGTCGACAACGAGACCAAGGACCTGCTCAAGCACCTTGGCGTATGTTTTCCCCCAAAAACTTGGAAACCAAATTGCAGACTTGAAGTGAAGACTAacatggttttttttctcatagTTCGACTCCATCCCCGTCAACGTCATCCCCGTCTCTCAGGCTCAGGCCCCTGAGCGTGGCCAGCGCCGCTTCGGTGACCGCCCTCGTCGCGACtaaaaagcttcttttttttgtggaaAATTGGGTCTCTGGTTTTGCAACATTTTGCAGGTTGGCGTCTCAGGATGGTAGTGAGTGTATAGAtctcgaaaaaaagaaagatctTTCACCCCACAAGGTGTCGCCGATTCTCTGATTAATTTCGAGATGACGCTTGATTGCCAAAACAAATCCGTCCCTCTTCTGTTCACTCTGTGAATGCGGTGACTGGATATCATATCGTTCATTGAACTGGGGGTGTTCTTCTGCTATTGCCCTGTTGCACCTACATGGTGTATCTGGAATATATGGAAGAATAGTACCAAGTCATGTTACTGATGGGTATCTTTATGCCTAAACCAACGTAATTTTTTTCCCAATACATGCCCATGACCAAAATGATAGCCCAACGCCCGGATTATGCAACTTTTGTTAAATTCCATCTGGCCACCTTATATCTCTGATTCCTTTTTCTCAGGAATTTTCGCTTTGTAGCCATCAACAAGTAGATGATCCTCCGAGTTGCCAGCTTCAGCCGGAGGAGCAAACTCAGAAGGCGCCTTGACgtccttttctttcaaaGTAACTTTGACCTTGTTGACTGGAGGGCCAAATTTGTCGTCACCTCTTTCCATCGCTAGAGCAGCCGAGTCTCGGGCAGCCTGTCGCTGGTCTTCCAACTTGAGCTCCCCTAGCTTGCGAGCAGCTCGATCAGCTTCCGTCTCGGCCGACAGGTCTTCCTCCAAAAGATCAATCTGAATGTCAGGGATGCCGGCCCGCTCCCAGGCAGCAGTCTCGTTAAGCTGGACCTTGACAAAGAGGGCTCTGCGCGCACACTGCTGGGAGCACCACTTCTCAAGCTCCTTGCGCTTGACAATCTCGCCGCTGTTTGTAATCTTCCACTCTCCGCCCGAGCCTGTCTGGCGTCTAGGCTTCGCACATAGGGTATAGCCACATAGTTCGTTCACGTTGCGTTCCTCAATGAGGTCGTCGTAGTCAGAGGGCTGAAAGAGTCGGACGTTTGCTTTGAAGTCTGCAATGTCGGATGCCGCTGGGCTTGACGCGTCGAATTGAGCATCTCTGACGAGGGGATACTCGGACAAAAGGATTAAATTGTCGAGAATCTGGCTTTCGAGCTGCTTTCTATGCTCTAGTAGTGTGGCATGGCGGATGGCGACTTCACGTGCGGTTTCGGGCTTCTCTGGAGCATCGCCAATATTTTTTCAGGATGCCCTTGAGCGGGCCGCCCTGACCGGTAGCCATGGTATGCCGAATGCTTGCTCTGGCTGTATACAGTTCGTGATGATTTATTGCAGCAGCTATCCGTGCTGGTTGTCGAGATCGCGTTGCTCATTCGTGCATCTGATAGCTCGTTGGGTCGTTGTACAGTGGAAAATGCAGATTATTACTAACCCGCTGCGATGTGAGATATGATGCTGCCACCCCCACTAAAGCAGCCGCTGTGCCTTGCTTCTATGGAGCGCTGCCGTGTCTGTTACAGGCATCCAAGCAAGCAGGTACCAGTACCTACATATTACAGGAGAGCTGGAGGGGTCTGCGCTGTGGCGCCTGGCCGGGCGAAACATCCAACCGGTGGCGCAATATGGAGAATAGATGCGCCTAAGGATGACCCTGTTGGAGCAGCTTGTGCACGGCAGGCCTGTCGGTTTATACGTGCACGTAGCAGGTAATTAAAGTCACGCAAGGGCGCCGTCTTCCATGTGCGACAGCGGGATTAGCCTTCTGCGAGCACTCCGTGCAGGCATGCATCTTCTGCATGTGCCACAGCCGCGTGGTTTCTTGGCCGAGGGCTGCGGCATCAGAGAGGCTGTGTCGAGAGCGCTCGCCCCGGAGGTccgaagagctgctggaagGGCCGGTGTGGAATCTGCAGGCTGTTTTGTCCAAAGCAATGGGTGGTCGTCAGGTGCTCGCCATTGCAGATGCTGGTCGGCGTCGAAACATTGAAACGAAGCTCCCCTTGCCGTGCATTGAGTGTATAAATATAGATCCTAGATGCCTAGCATGTTTCGTCTTTGCAAGGTAGATGGAAGCTTAAGTTAGCGACCGCCCCCCAAATCCCCTAAATCGCGAGCTCTCAGTTACCTGCCTGGAAACTTCCCTCTAGGCAGTAGTGATTGATCGCAACGACCGAGTACTGCGCTGTAACCGTGACGAGTGCGGCACATCCTCGGTCCCTGAGGCGACAACTTATCTAGCGACGCTTCCACGCCCGCCGGCTCTCCCATCCATTGTTTTTGGCCCCTCCGCCACCATCGCACCGTCGTGGCATCCGGCCAATCCACTGCTAGACAGACACACGCCGCCCGGTACTGCTACCTGCGACTACCTGCGACTACCTGCGACCGCCTGCGCTCTAGTTGCCCAGCGGCCGGAGCTCATTGGGGGCGCCTGgtcatcttcgtcattgCCTGGTTATGCTGCGCTGACGTCGACACACTCACAGCCCGTGATCCACCGCGTTTCACAGCCCTCTGGTGCATTTCATCCTCTGCAAACCTCAAAAGCTCAAACGCCCAGCATATCCTGCCGCCGGCTGCGAGACAGACTCTCTCGAAGCTCTCCACGGTGCTGCAAACCGGGCTGA is drawn from Trichoderma atroviride chromosome 7, complete sequence and contains these coding sequences:
- a CDS encoding uncharacterized protein (EggNog:ENOG41~SECRETED:SignalP(1-16)), giving the protein MVLALLIPVLASGVAAQHLTLPLVDYGAVVNAVNSNDPGYQICTAVADFVSGCVVQAGGATALSTANPLSLAECACCVGTTDVAPAYSSCADYLVSEAPQLTSQISAYGYFYSACGNSPQICVGNSGGNSGGNSGGNSGGGGSVTKESEPSSTAQSSHFQSPTLAASTSIPSPASSPSKIPQQTSATQGRSTASTTTSSPASAVTTYASACISMVDIFEQCTKNTPGFTNLVYSEQAYCYCCRSALGGEVTWTDEIDTYASTCRDWAATITTGDALTAYDVAKTFATFCDHFSDACDITTKGPSSNTNDNPFPPPDSTGSSGDSTAGGDGGQVTVTVTQPRPTTTSHNAAPTARAGLVAGALAIAGFAIMI
- a CDS encoding mitochondrial 37S ribosomal protein bS1m (EggNog:ENOG41) translates to MGGRAVSPGGALLRTSRMFSIPKPLPEPPSTNLRIGDHKSATMTRPYPQHQSITSPLASREKGDWGLKRPFPLKSTLATSTPFIRVKQLDTVENVTNFASAADHSLSLEKFQELRVAMSVPHNTDKKADSSSRTELWHKSVFEEDMDVTDFKAGLGDDRRWKFQGPWLARMTEGKFIEYLDKKVRPKRAQFRALLKEKLADDITTSQNRAAKETGKEAPAKIEAKDISEEQFTDYLRSLRNDRVTLYALVSKFLDLAPLGQPVGIIQTFWSNRDSLASDSPYGKSGPPSEPPLRRYQLPANQLIHGKPSRLWSPGQAYTCIGSSGLPQGWTCPTQAGRWRLRR
- a CDS encoding uncharacterized protein (EggNog:ENOG41) translates to MHLDTTTFGGAKAYVEATTANVDPSGKVVLQLRETSAEAQVVARESKGLTEIYHDGKTKSYTRTAPKTTSQPSARVSDETRWNRVADEILDEPSRS
- a CDS encoding 40S ribosomal protein eS17; translated protein: MGRVRTKTVKKSAKVIIERYYPRLTLDFETNKRICDEIAIIASKRLRNKIAGYTTHLMKRIQRGPVRGISFKLQEEERERKDQFVPEVSALDFSEAGQLDVDNETKDLLKHLGFDSIPVNVIPVSQAQAPERGQRRFGDRPRRD